A genomic window from Silene latifolia isolate original U9 population chromosome Y, ASM4854445v1, whole genome shotgun sequence includes:
- the LOC141630102 gene encoding uncharacterized protein LOC141630102 produces MLTIHQVYQKRNHLENYFLFLIDQAISSLKTRFEQYQEFENIFGFMFTIEKVSSLDDSILESCCLNLENTLKNNGQSDIDGHALYLDLKFFREFMPDKNMGPLAILSHMKNVGGCFPNAVTAYRILLTIPVTVATAERNFSKLKLLKSYLRSTMSQDRLNSLAMIAIENQVLDKFCYEELIEEFASRNARRASLLKK; encoded by the coding sequence ATGTTGACGATTCACCAAGTTTATCAGAAGAGGAATCATTTAGAGAACTATTTTTTATTTCTTATTGATCAAGCAATATCATCTCTCAAAACAAGATTTGAACAATACCAAGAATTTGAAAATATATTTGGCTTTATGTTTACGATTGAGAAAGTGAGTTCGCTAGATGATTCAATATTAGAGTCTTGTTGTCTTAATCTTGAGAACACACTTAAGAATAATGGGCAGTCTGATATTGATGGACATGCATTGTATTTGGATTTGAAATTTTTTCGGGAATTCATGCCTGATAAAAACATGGGTCCGCTTGCTATTTTGAGTCATATGAAAAACGTTGGTGGTTGTTTCCCTAATGCAGTGACAGCATATAGGATTTTATTGACAATTCCAGTGACGGTTGCAACTGCCGAACGAAATTTTTCGAAACTGAAGTTGTTGAAATCATATTTGCGTTCTACTATGTCACAAGATCGTCTCAATAGTTTAGCTATGATTGCTATCGAGAATCAAGTTTTGGATAAATTTTGTTATGAAGAATTAATTGAGGAGTTCGCATCAAGAAACGCGAGAAGAGCTTCGTTGCTGAAGAAATGA
- the LOC141630100 gene encoding uncharacterized protein LOC141630100: MNRVMKNVRKKKRIEELTLSKKGALDKFIIKEVENNIAVNLNENENIDNIDGTTLPDEINSEHSEPVDKLHGDVDNVSVVPSESAEQDVNNIDQVNSDENFNVNFEGDIFDPWNWDKLDAKSLDDLAVKGPKRDLSIENGPKDR; the protein is encoded by the coding sequence ATGAATCGGGTTATGAAAAAcgtaagaaaaaagaaaagaattgaagaGTTAACCCTTTCTAAAAAAGGAGCACTTGATAAATTTATCATCAAAGAGGTTGAAAATAACATTGCTGTCAATTTAAATGAGAATGAGAACATTGATAACATTGATGGCACAACTCTACCTGATGAAATAAATAGTGAGCACTCTGAACCCGTTGATAAACTTCATGGTGATGTGGATAATGTTAGTGTTGTACCTTCTGAAAGTGCTGAACAAGATGTTAATAATATTGATCAAGTTAATTCTGATGAGAATTTTAATGTCAATTTTGAAGGTGATATTTTTGATCCATGGAATTGGGATAAACTGGATGCTAAATCATTAGACGATCTAGCAGTTAAGGGTCCTAAACGAGATTTAAGTATTGAAAATGGTCCTAAAGATAGATGA
- the LOC141630101 gene encoding uncharacterized protein LOC141630101, with translation MSVEHVKNTTTLYELRLRLGKTKAIDELNQKQVYKEKEYWKNVMVRIISIVKFLEKHNLGFRGTNEKLYQNSNGNFLGLVEMLAEFDPIIQQHVSRITSTDTHRHYLGHNIQNELISLLASNLKSEIIKNIKQSKFFFVILDCTPDTSHKGQMSMILWYVDTSLDEFRVEESFSGFLNVNDTSGLGLFNVLQNELKSLDLEINSIRGQRYDNGSNMKGKHQGVQKRLLDINPRAFYVPCGCHSFNLALCDIANTCTKARAFLEPYNAFTQYLPILTKGGIF, from the coding sequence ATGAGTGTTGAACATGTAAAGAACACGACTACTTTGTATGAATTGCGTTTGAGACTAGGTAAGACTAAAGCAATAGACGAGCTGAATCAAAAACAAGTTTATAAAGAGAAGGAATATTGGAAAAATGTTATGGTCAGAATTATTTCAATTGTAAAGTTCCTTGAAAAACATAATTTAGGATTCCGTGGCACTAATGAGAAGTTGTATCAAAATAGCAATGGTAATTTTTTAGGATTAGTTGAGATGTTGGCTGAGTTTGATCCTATTATTCAACAACATGTTAGTCGCATAACAAGTACTGATACTCATCGTCATTATCTTGGTCACAACATTCAAAATGAGTTGATAAGTTTGCTTGCTTCTAACTTAAAATCTGAAATCATCAAGAACATTAAGCAATCAAAGTTTTTTTTTGTTATACTTGATTGTACGCCTGATACCAGTCATAAAGGGCAAATGTCCATGATATTATGGTACGTGGATACATCTTTGGATGAATTTCGAGTTGAAGAGTCTTTCTCAGGATTTTTAAATGTGAATGATACTAGTGGGTTAGGACTTTTTAATGTTTTGCAAAATGAGTTAAAGTCTCTTGATCTTGAGATAAATAGCATTAGAGGCCAAAGGTATGATAACGGATCTAATATGAAAGGAAAACATCAAGGTGTGCAAAAGAGATTGCTTGATATAAATCCTAGAGCTTTTTATGTTCCTTGTGGTTGTCATAGTTTCAACCTAGCATTATGTGACATAGCTAATACATGTACTAAGGCTAGAGCTTTTTTGGAACCATACAATGCGTTTACACAATATTTGCCCATTCTAACAAAAGGTGGGATATTTTGA